Within the Polymorphobacter megasporae genome, the region TCCTCGTCACGACCAAGCGCTGGTTCGGCGGGGGAGCCGACCTAAATCCTGCACTCCCGGTCGCCGCCGACACCGCCGATTTCAAGACGGCGTTCAAGGCAGCGTGCGACCGCCACGGCAGCGATTACTACAGCCGTTTCGACCGCTGGTGCGACGAGTATTTCTTCGTACCCCACCGCAACCGCCATCGCGGCGTCGGGGGCATCTTCTACGACCATCTCGAAGGTGCTTTTGCCGCGAATTTCGCCTTCACCCAGGACGTCGGGCGGACCCTGCTCGGTGTGTACCCGGAAATCGTCCGGCGGCACATGCACGACCCGTTCACCGACGCCGAGCGCATCGTCCAGCTGCGCTACCGCGGCCTGTATGCCGAATTCAACCTCGTCTACGACCGCGGCACGACCTTCGGGCTGAAGACCGGCGGCAACGTCGAAGCGATCCTGATGAGCCTGCCGCCGCTGGCGCGATGGGATTAATCGACTGCTGATCCTCCCCTAAGGCGGGGAGGATCTAAGATTAGCGCCGCAACCGCAGGTAGATCAGCGCTATACCGACCGCGTTGAACACCGTGAACAGCGCGCCGACGACTCCGCCGATTACGCTCGAGATTACCGCTCCCGCGGCGCCCGCACCGAGCCCGTTCAGCGCCGTCGCCACGCCGCCGCCGATGATCGCGGCGATTGCCGACAGCGCGAGGAACCACGCCGCCCACATGATTGTGAAGGCGATGATCCGCCAGCCGTTGCCCTCGGTCAGCTCCCAGCTTCGCCGGACCGCAGCGATCGGGGCCACGACGCCGTCGATGACGAGCGGCATCGCCAGCGTCAGCCGACCCGCCATGTAAAGGCCGGGGACGATGAACAGCAGCAGCCCCGCGCCGATCGGCACTGCCGCGAGCAGCAGCGCGACGACAAGCAGCGGCCATAGCCGCAAGGCGACGAGCAGCGCCTCACCGACCGACCGGTCGATCCCGCTCGCCTTGTCGATCGCCAACCTAACGATCGCCGCCTGCGCTACGATCGCGATCAGCGACGGCAACACAAGCGCGCTGAAAACGAGGTTGGGCGTCAGCTCGGCGGGAGTTTTCGGCAGCGCCGGGCCAAACAGCTCGATCGCGACGCCGGGCAGCAGGACGAACGCCGCCGCGATCGGCAGGTATAGTTGCATTCCCGTGGTGGCTGCGGCGAAGGTCTCCCGCCACAATCCGGTAATCGAGATCTGATAATTCATGCGCGGACGCCAATGCGGCGCAAGCGCAGATCCAACACTGTCATCGGCACGCTCAAGCAGCGCGCGCGACGCCCTTTTCGGTCACCATCGTCTCGAGTTCGCCTGACTGGAACATCTCCATCATGATGTCGGAGCCGCCGACGAACTCGCCCTTGACGTACAACTGCGGCACCGTCGGCCAGTCGCTATACGCCTTGATGCCCGAGCGGACCTCGGGGTCTGCGAGGACGTCGACGGTCTCGTAATCGACGCCGAGGCGCTCGAGGATCTGGATCGCGGTCGACGAGAAGCCGCACTGCGGGAACAGCGGCGTCCCCTTCATGAACAGCACGACGTCGGTGCCGCCGACGAGCGCACCGATCTTCGCATTGATATCGGTCATGGTGTGGTCTCCTGAACGGGAAGCGCTGTGGTCAACTGGAGAGCATGCAACTCGCCGCCCATCCTGCCGCCGAGGGCATTGTAGACGAGCTGGTGCTGGCGGACGCGAGGCATGCCAGCGAACGCACCGGAGACGACGCGCGCGCTATAATGGTCGCCGTCGCCGGCAAGATCGGTGATCGTTACCTGCGCGTCGGGTAGCGCGGCAACGATCGCAGCCTCGATGTCGGCGGCTGCCATACCCATCAGGCAACGTCCATGATCTGGTGGCGGGCTTCGGCCTGCGCTGCCGCCATCGCCGCGCGGACATCTTCGTCAGTAACCCCGAGATCGCGGACCTTCAGGTCGGTGACGATCTTGTCGAACACACCTTCGTGGCCGCTCTTCTCGAACTCGGCGTGGACGACGGCGCGGGCGTAATCTTCGCTGGCTTCGGGTGTCATCCCGAGCTTGCCCGCCGTCCACATCCCGAGCAGCTTGTTTGCGCGCGCAGTGATGCGGAACTCGACGTCGGCGTCGTGGGTGAATTTGGCCTCGAAGCCCGCTTCGCGCTCGTCGAATGTCGTCATGGGGATCCTTGGAACGATGTCATCCTGTGTATAGGGTCGCGCAGGCCAAGGTTCAATCGTGGGGGAACGGCGATGGCGAAGCTGCGGGTAGCGTTGCTCCTTGGGCTGACCGTCGCCGCGTGCGGCCGCAAGGGCGATACTGGCGCGCCGACACCGCAAATTTCTGTCGCCCCAGCTGGCGTGAAGAGTGCGGCGCCGTCACGATCCGGGCCCGGGCAGCCGCCATCGGCGCATCACGACGGTGCTGCGTTTATCGCTTACAGCTACAGCCTGGGTTTCGAACTTCCCGCGCGTCGCATCGACGAAGTGCAGCGCGCGCATCGGACTGCGTGCGAGGCACTGGGTCCGTCGCGATGCCAGCTGATCAATGCATCGCGCAGCGGCGGCGAAGGTGATGCCGCCGAGGCGCATCTCGACCTGCGCATCGTTCCGGACGAGGTGAAATCATTCGAAGCGCGACTCGCTGCGACGACCGGCGATGCCGGCGGGACGATGCTTACCAGCAGCGTCACGGGCGAAGATATTACGCGCGAGCTGATCGACGCCGACGCCGCGCTCAAGGCGAAGCGGACCCTGCGCGACAGGCTGCAGACGTTGCTCGAACACCGCGAGGGACGGCTGTCGGACCTGCTAGCGGTGGAGAAAGCGCTGAGCGAGACCCAGCAGCAGCTCGACACCGCGACCGCCGAATTGAGCGAGCTCCAGCAGCGCGTCAGTTTCTCGAAGCTCAGCATCGATTATCGCTCGACGCAGCCGCTCGGCTCGACCGCGCGTCCGCTAGCGACTGCGGTGGCGGAGGCCGGCCAGACGATTTCGACGAGTCTCGCCCTGCTGTTGACGGTGGTGGTGGCCGTCGTGCCGTGGCTCGTGCCCGCAGGGCTGCTGCTTTGGCTGGCCGGCAAACTTCGCGCTCGGCGCGATGCGCGGCGAAAAGGATCGCTCATTCCGCCGCCGTGAACGCGCCCGCGTCATTGTCAGCGCCCCCCCGCCGCGCTATATCGCTTATTCAGCCCCGGCCGCGCGCGACCCCGCCCGCGCCGGGGCGCTTTCTTTCCACGGATGCGGGCAGCGGCGCGCGTGTCCGGAAGACGACCGAGGAGGACGACGCCCATGTCCCGCCGCCGCCAGATCTACGAAGGCAAGGCCAAGATCCTGTATGAGGGTCCCGAGCCAGGTACGATCATCCAATATTTCAAGGACGATGCGACCGCGTTCAATGCCCAGAAGAAGGGCACGATCAGCGGCAAGGGCGTCCTCAACAACCGCATTTCCGAACATCTGTTCACGATGCTCGCGACGATCGGCATCCCGACCCACTTCATCCGCCGGTTGAACATGCGCGAGCAGCTCGTCCGCCAGGTCGAGATCGTGCCGATCGAGGTTGTCGTCCGCAACGTCGTCGCTGGGAGCCTCGCCAAGCGCTTTGGGCTCGAGGAAGGCACAGCATTGCCGCGGACGATCCTCGAATATTATTACAAGGACGATGCGCTCGGCGATCCGCTGATCACCGACGAGCATATCTCGGCGTTCGGCTGGGCGAGCCAGGACGAGATGCACGACATTGCCGACATGGCGATCCGCATTAACGACTTCATGGCGGGACTGTTCGCCGGCGTCGGCATCCGGCTGGTCGACTTCAAGCTCGAATTTGGCCGGCTGTTCGACAACGAATTCAGCCGCATCATTCTAGCAGACGAGATCAGTCCCGACGG harbors:
- the hemF gene encoding oxygen-dependent coproporphyrinogen oxidase, yielding MTEYTLDAEQLAAQTWFQSLRDQLCAAFETLEDEGDGDAPAGRFERTAWDRPDSTGAPGGGGVMSVMKGRVFEKVGVNTSTVFGEFAPEFAKSINGADADPRFFATGISLVAHMANPHVPAVHMNTRFLVTTKRWFGGGADLNPALPVAADTADFKTAFKAACDRHGSDYYSRFDRWCDEYFFVPHRNRHRGVGGIFYDHLEGAFAANFAFTQDVGRTLLGVYPEIVRRHMHDPFTDAERIVQLRYRGLYAEFNLVYDRGTTFGLKTGGNVEAILMSLPPLARWD
- a CDS encoding glycerophosphoryl diester phosphodiesterase membrane domain-containing protein, whose product is MNYQISITGLWRETFAAATTGMQLYLPIAAAFVLLPGVAIELFGPALPKTPAELTPNLVFSALVLPSLIAIVAQAAIVRLAIDKASGIDRSVGEALLVALRLWPLLVVALLLAAVPIGAGLLLFIVPGLYMAGRLTLAMPLVIDGVVAPIAAVRRSWELTEGNGWRIIAFTIMWAAWFLALSAIAAIIGGGVATALNGLGAGAAGAVISSVIGGVVGALFTVFNAVGIALIYLRLRR
- the grxD gene encoding Grx4 family monothiol glutaredoxin translates to MTDINAKIGALVGGTDVVLFMKGTPLFPQCGFSSTAIQILERLGVDYETVDVLADPEVRSGIKAYSDWPTVPQLYVKGEFVGGSDIMMEMFQSGELETMVTEKGVARAA
- a CDS encoding BolA family protein, encoding MGMAAADIEAAIVAALPDAQVTITDLAGDGDHYSARVVSGAFAGMPRVRQHQLVYNALGGRMGGELHALQLTTALPVQETTP
- a CDS encoding DUF1476 domain-containing protein, with the protein product MTTFDEREAGFEAKFTHDADVEFRITARANKLLGMWTAGKLGMTPEASEDYARAVVHAEFEKSGHEGVFDKIVTDLKVRDLGVTDEDVRAAMAAAQAEARHQIMDVA
- a CDS encoding DUF4349 domain-containing protein → MAKLRVALLLGLTVAACGRKGDTGAPTPQISVAPAGVKSAAPSRSGPGQPPSAHHDGAAFIAYSYSLGFELPARRIDEVQRAHRTACEALGPSRCQLINASRSGGEGDAAEAHLDLRIVPDEVKSFEARLAATTGDAGGTMLTSSVTGEDITRELIDADAALKAKRTLRDRLQTLLEHREGRLSDLLAVEKALSETQQQLDTATAELSELQQRVSFSKLSIDYRSTQPLGSTARPLATAVAEAGQTISTSLALLLTVVVAVVPWLVPAGLLLWLAGKLRARRDARRKGSLIPPP
- the purC gene encoding phosphoribosylaminoimidazolesuccinocarboxamide synthase; its protein translation is MSRRRQIYEGKAKILYEGPEPGTIIQYFKDDATAFNAQKKGTISGKGVLNNRISEHLFTMLATIGIPTHFIRRLNMREQLVRQVEIVPIEVVVRNVVAGSLAKRFGLEEGTALPRTILEYYYKDDALGDPLITDEHISAFGWASQDEMHDIADMAIRINDFMAGLFAGVGIRLVDFKLEFGRLFDNEFSRIILADEISPDGCRLWDMKTNDKMDKDRFRLDLGGEVEAYTEVARRLGLLPDGAVSTVLDLDEHRKARGK